The stretch of DNA CAATCAGCAGCAGGTCGCCATCTTGCATCTGGCGTTTGTTTTCGGTGTAGTGCAAAATGCAGGCGTTGTCTCCCGATGCCACGATGGAGGGATAGGCGGGCCCCATGGCTCCTGCCAGGCGGAAGCTATGCTCAATTTCTGCCTGCACCTGATATTCGTAGCACCCGCCTCGGGCATAGTCCATGGCCCGACAGTGGGCCGCGGCGGAAATGGTGGCAGCCTGGTGCATCAGGTTTAGCTCTTGCGGATCTTTGATCTGCCGCATTCCGTGGACGATGGGGCCCGGATCTTCGAGTGCAATGGGCCCCTGACCCGTGCGAGGATATCGCCGCAGACAGTGCTGCCAAAGCTTCAACATTTTGGTATTGAAGCTCTGATCGCGTCCGAGGTGGTAATAGATGCGATCGGCCTTTTCCACATATTGAGTTAGCTTGTCCGACAGCTCGGTGATGGAATAGACCTCATCGGCCCCGTAGCGCTCTTTGGCCGCTTCCACGCCGACGCGATAGCCCGTCCAGGTTTCCCGCTCCGGATCCTTAGGTTGCACAAACAGCACGTAGCGATGCTGATCGTGGTGGGGCGCAAGGACGGCCACCGCCTCTGGTTCGTTGAAGCCGGTGAGATAGTAAAAGTCGCTATCTTGACGGAAGTTGTACTCCACATCGTTGTGCATGACGGCCATGGGCGCACTGCAAAAGATGGCGGTGCCCTGCCCGATTTTGTCCATCAGGCGATCGCGTCGTTGGCGGCATTCGGCTTGGGTCATGGGTGGTGCTGGGAAAACTGGCTGAAATTTATACGCAATAGCCTAGCGCAAGAACCCCGGTTCGGGCAGATTCGTCCGGCGATGGGGGATGAGTTCAATCGCAGAGCGATCAAAGCTACAGAAACCTGGAGGGCGATCGCTCCCCAAGGACTCAAACTACGGTTTGCCGGTCGGGATACGAGGGTTTATAATCAGAGCACTAGAGCGAGGTGCGTTAACTCGCTATCATAGGCTATCAAGCAACCGCCTAGCGTTCGTGGCAAACGTCTAGTTTAGATGGGGCTCGGCGGTTGAATGCTCGAAACTCAGTCTCCCCTTACCCTATCCGCAGCTATGCAATACCCATCTGAGCGTGATGAGAGTCATCCTGTACCCATGACCAGGGATGCATTTTTCTACTACTTTGCCTACGGATCCTGCATGTGCCCGGTGGATCTCAAGCGATCGCTGGGAGAATCAACCCATGCCTATGTGCTCGGCCCTGCGGTTCTTCAGGGCTATCGGCTAGGCTTTTTCCGGCGATCGCGTCTGCGTAACTGCGGTGTGCTGGACGTAGTGCCTGATGCTAGCGCCACCGTGGAGGGCGTGCTCTATCGGCTGCCCATGCATCTAAGCGATCGCCTCGATGAACGGGAAGAGGGCTATCAGCAAGCTACTGTGGCCATTCACCAAGGCGATCGCATTTACCCTCACGTGCGCACTTACAGTGTGATCGAGAAGTTAACCGAAGAGCACGCTCCCAACGATTGGTACTTCAACGTAGTCTTGCGGGGCGCGGTGACCTGCGGTCTATCGGAGCAATATTGCTGGCGTTTATTCCACCACATGCACCACCTGCAGCAATCTCAAGTGACTCTGCGGTCGGCCTGATTCCCCAAGAGCGTCAAGAGTCTTGGTAGAATCATCCCAGAGTTGATGAACCCTGTGACCCAAGCGAAATCTAGCCTGCCGCCTTTACTTCAGCGAGCGATCGCCCCCAGCCTCTCCACCCGGTTCATGTGGGCGGGGATTGTGATTACGACCTTCTTTGTGGTCATTGCCCTGCTGGCCCCTTGGTTTCAAGACTGGGGTCTGCTGCAGGATCCCTTCAAGGTGCCCCTAGAAAATCCGATCCATTCGCCTCCCTCCGCCGACCATTGGTTTGGCACCGATCGCAAGGGATATGATGTGTTTTCCCGTACCCTGTTTGGCACCCGAGCGGCGCTGCACGTGGTCTTGCTGGCGACAACGCTCAGTTTGTTGGTGGGTGTGCCCCTGGGCATGGTCAGCGGCTATCTGGGAGGCCGGGTAGACCGGGTGATGCTCTTCTTCATGGACACGCTCTACACCTTGCCAGGGCTACTGCTGTCTGTGACCTTAGCCTTTATGGTAGGACGGGGGGTGTTGAATGCAGCGATCGCCCTCAGTATTGCCTATGTGCCCCAGTACTACCGCGTGGTGCGCAATCACACCGTGAGCGTCAAGACGGAGCTGTTTATCGAAGCTGCCCAGGCCATGGGGGCTTCCACCTGGACGGTGCTGTCTCGCTACCTGGCTCTAAACGTGATTCAAAGTGTGCCGGTGCTGTTCACCCTCAATGCGGCGGATGCGGTGCTGGTGCTGGGGGGGCTAGGCTTCCTCGGCCTAGGGCTGCCGGAGCAAACGCCAGAATGGGGCCAGGATCTGCGGCAGGCCCTAGATGCTCTGCCCACCGGCATCTGGTGGACGGCTATGTTTCCAGGGCTAGCGATGACCAGTCTGGTGGTAGGCCTATCGCTGGTGGGCGAAGGGCTGAATGACTGGATCAATCCCCTGGTACGCCGCGAGCGCTAGACTGCTGATTCATGTTTCCCCAATCAAGGAGAAGGTAGGGGATCGGCAGGCTACGTCGGGATAGCCGCGATCGGTGGCTTGTCCTGATTGGACTCCTAATTCCAGCCCACCGTGGGCCATATCCAGCAACGACAACGAGGAAAACTGTGGGGCAAACGTCATCTATTCAACAGGTGTTCGGTATTGACTTGGGCGGCACCGCCATTAAGCTAGGCTGTTTTGATCGCCAAGGAACCTGCGATCGCTCGCTTACGATTCCCACGCCCCAACCGGCGACGCCTGAGGCGGTGCTGGAAGCCTTGCTGGGGGCGATCGCGACCCTAGATCCCGACTATCACTGTGGGGCGATCGGTTTAGGTACACCGGGGCCGGCCGATGCGGCAGGACGGGTGGCTAAGGTGGCGATTAATCTAACGGGCTGGCAGAATGTGCCTCTGGCGGATTGGCTAGAAGCGCGCACCGGACGACCGACAGTCTTGGCCAATGATGCCAACTGTGCCGGGCTGGGGGAAGCCTGGCTAGGGGCCGGGCAGGGTATTGCCAACTTGATTGTGCTCACCTTGGGCACGGGGGTGGGTGGCGCGGTGATTCTCAATGGTCAGCTTTTTGTCGGTCACCAAGGGGCGGCTGGGGAACTGGGATTGATTACCCTCAACCCCGATGGGCCGCCCTGCAACAGCGGTAATCGCGGCTCCTTGGAGCAATATGCTTCCGTCCAGGCCATTCGCCGCCGCACGGGGCTAGAACCCGATGAACTGGGCCGACGGGCGGCCGAGGGTGATGGGGAAGCGATCGCCTTTTGGCAAGCCTACGGGCGAGATCTGGGGGCAGGGTTAGCCAGTTTGCTCTATGTGCTGACGCCAGAAGCGGTGATTCTTGGCGGCGGCGTCAGTGCTAGCGCCCCTTTCTTTTTTCCCAGTATGCAGGCGGAGCTAGAGCAGCGGGTGTTGCCAAGTTCACGGCAGGGGCTACAGGTGTTGACGGCCCAGTTGGGTAATCAGGCGGGGATGGTGGGCGCGGCCCAGCTCGCCTGGCAATCACTACGATCAGCGTGAGGGATACCTGAAACCTTCTGGGCTGTTCGTCAGTCTCCTCTGTATCAGTTGCTGTATCAGGTGCTGGATCAGTGGGCTCATGGTTCATTCAGGGTTGCTGTCGAATAGGACGAGCCCGATCCACGTATGCGATTCCCCAAGCTGATCCCTCACGTTGATCCCCAACTGGATTCACCCATTCGATCCACCCATTCGATCCACTCGATCCACCGCCAGGGTGGTGTTAGTCTGGATGCGAGACCATAGGGGCGATCGCCCAACATGAGACTTCCATGGAGGATAGGTCTGCTCTCGATCACGCTGACCCATCTTACGGGGAGGCAAGACGGCGAGACAACTAGCTGCGTTTTATCCATGCTGAGGTACTGTTGAAAACAGCATGTGTCATGTTGAGGGGGGCCGTAGCTATGTCAAGACAGGTTCCCATTTGCTGAAATCATCACCTAAATCTCCGCTACCTTACCGTTGTCGTACTAACATCTGTTCGTCGATGATCAGTCATAGCATCTCCATACTGCCAAGTCGCTGCAGGATCCCAAGATTCTCCATAGAGCTGATGGTCTATCGCGACTGGGTTGGGTCAGGCTAAGATCGAGTCGCCTCGATCGCCTTACCTGTGTGTATCTACATCACATGTCTCTGTCCTACCGCTCCTGTTCACGTACCTTGTCAGATTTTTAACTTGGCTATGGGCTTCACTTCTTGGGTATTTCTGATGGTTGGCATTGGTGTCGGGCTGATCACACGCCCCCAGCTTTCGCGGTTGCTCGAACGTTCCCAATCTGACCAGCCTGAACAAGTGGAGATACACCGCTCGGATGTAGAGGCTAGTCATCCTGATGTGGTCATCCATCAAGCGGTGCAGGAGGCGCTGCTGGCCTACTATCTCGCTGCGGAGATGAACCAGTTCCGAGCTGGCTTTTTGGCGCGCACGTCCCATGAGCTGCGATCGCCCCTCAGTTCGATCATCAGTCTGCATCAACTCATTTTGACGGATTTGTGTGAAGACCACGACGAGGAACGCGACTGTGTCAATCAAGCCTATGGGGCAACTCAAAAGCTTTTGGCGTTGCTAGATAGCCTAATTTTGGTCTCAAAAACAGAGTACGGCACGGTTCAGCAGTCGCTGCAAAGTGTTCAGCTTGCAACCGTGCTGGATGAAGCCTATGCCTTAACCAACCTGCTGGCCAAGAACCGAAATTTGCGCCTCTCAGTGGATGCTGTGGATCCAGAGATCTGGGTACAGGCAGATCCTCGGCGACTACAGCAGGTTTTGGTGATGCTGATTGATATGCCCATCATGCTGATGGAGGAGGGAACCATCCATGTTTCCATTCACCCCCAACCGGATCAGCAGCAGGTGGAGATCTGGATTGACGACTATCGTCCGCCCAGTGCTTGGCGAGAACCCTTGGATTTTATGAATGCCAGCCCTCCGCCAGAACGCCTAATGCATCAGATTCTTCAGGGCATTCGCCACCAAACGCCGCTGCCCCTAAGCCCATCCCGATTCCAGCCTGGTAGCCCGCGTCTGCCCGTGTCGGTGGGCATGGCGCTGATGATGTGTCAAATTTTGCTCGACAGGATGAACGGACGGCTGGAGCTACTCGAAACACCGCTGGCGGATGCAGACCCAACGTCAACCCTTGAGTCTGCTGGGCGATCGCGCTTGGCCTGTTATCTGCCTATGGCCCTAGATACTCCCTAGCCATGGCAGGCACGACTAGCTTAACGTTCTGCTAGTCGGGGAAAAGGATGCTCGTTGGCGATCGGACGATGGTTAAACAGGGGGCGATCGCTGGTGCCGTTGGTGGTGCCATGGCTAGCTGCGGTGATCGATGTCGGGCGATCGTGGGACAGCACATCCACATTAAACCGATAGCCTACATTCCGTACGGTTTGAATGAGATTGGGCTGACGGGGATCAACCTCGATTTTCTTACGCAGGGAAAGGACATGGGTATCCACCGTGCGATGGTTATCGATGGCATCGGGCCAGGCCCGCCGCAGCAGTTCTGTCCGGCTCAGGGGCAGCCCCCCAGCTTGGGCCAAAACATAGAGTAAACTAAACTCTTGAGGGGTAAGCTCAATCGATTCTTCATTCAACCGCACGCGGCGATGAATTAAATCAATCTTTAGCTCTCCGTAGTTGAGGGAGTCAGGAGCAGAAACCATCCGGCTACGACGCGATAAGGCGTCTACCCGGGCCAAAAATTCCTGCATCCCAAAGGGCTTGGTTAGATAGTCATCTGCCCCTGCCCGTAACCCCGTCACAATATCTGATTCAGTCGTGCGGGCTGATAACATCAGGACGAATGCCTGCTGCTGACTCTGTAGCCATCGGCAAAATTCGAGCCCGTCACCGCCAGGCAGTTCAGAGTCCAGCACCACAAGGTTGGGTTGCCTAGTCTGAAATGTCTCGCGGGCTTGATGGAGATCCGCCGACTGGTAAACCCAGTACCCCGTTTGTTGCAGATGCCAACCGAGTAGCGATCGCAAATGGGGGTTTCCTTCAACAATCTGGATGCAAACAGCGCCCACGGTAAATACTTGTTTGAAGTTGCGTTCACAAGCGTAACAGAGCAGTTGTCATGGTTTTGTAACCGCTGTTACCCTCACCCTGCGGGGATCATATGCTAGGGCGATCGCTCCTTGGGTGAACCGGTTGAGTTGACGCGCTGGTGCAATCACGGCATACTCTGAAAGCCAGTGCGCTGTACTGGACTTGGATGCTGTGTCTTTTCTAGATCCCCGAGCCAGAATGGTTATCGATTGGTTTTATCCTTACCCGCCGCTGTTGTCTGGGCGGTTAATCAACCGTTACAAACGCTTCTTTGCCGACATCGAGCTGGATAGTGGTGAGGTGGTGACGGCCCATTGCCCCAATACGGGCCCGATGACCGGGGTTTATTTGCCGGGGAACCGGGTGCAGGTATCGAAAAGCGATAATCCTAAGCGCAAGCTGGCCTACACCTGGGAGTTGATTGAGGTGGAGGATACGGTGCCCACCTGGGTGGGAGTGAATACGGGGTTGCCCAATCGGGTGGTGCGATCGCTGTTGGACTATCGCGGCCTACCGGAACTAGGCGACTACACAGACATTCGCCCCGAGGTGCCCTACGGTATAGACGGCAAAAGCCGCATTGATTTTGTCCTGCAGCCGACGGAGGGCGATCGCCCCCTCTACATTGAGGTGAAAAACACCACCTGGGTGCAGGGGAGCCTGGCCCTGTTTCCCGACACGGTGACCACCCGCGGGCAAAAACATTTGCGGGAACTCATCCATATCGCCGAAACGGCTCGCCCCGTCATGCTCTATTTCATCAACCGAGGCGACTGCGATCGCTTTTCCCCCGGTGATGTGGCCGATCCCACCTACGGTCAGCTTCTACGAGAGGCGATCGCTGCCGGGGTAGAGGTTCTGCCCTGCCGCTTTGATGTGACACCAGCCGGGATCAGGTATCTGGGTCTAGCGACCCTGGAACTTTAGCGTACCAACGCACATCGTCTCAGACGCAGAACACTGCCTTGCCGGGAGGCTAGGGTTGGGAGATGCTACCGATAATTCACAAACTGGAGTTCAACCGGCAAGTCTTCCTGGCGGAGCCGCTGCATAACCAGTTGTAGGTCATCCTTGGATTTGGCCGAGACCCGGACTAAGTCGCCTTGCAGGGCGGCCTGCACTTTTTTGAACTCGTCGCGAATGATCTTCGACAGTTTTTTGCCCAGTTCTTTATCAATGCCTCGCTGCAGCTTGATCTCTTGCCGCACGCGATTACCGCTGGAGGATTCAACTGAGCCGTAGTCAAAAATTTTCAGCGATAGCCCCCGCTTCACGGCCTTAGTTTGCAGCACCATGTGAATCGACTGCAGGGTGAAGTCGCTGTCGGTGGTAATCGTGAGCAGATCTTCTCCTAGATCCATCTCGGTCTTCGTATCCTTGAGGTCATACCGGGTGCGAATTTCTCGCATGGCTTGGTCTACTGCATTGACCATTTCCTGGTGGTCAAAGTCGCTGACAATGTCAAAGGATAGATTGGAAGCCATAATCTCGCTGAGCTGTTCTCAATGCAACAAAGCCCCTGATGGTTCATCAGCAGGCCACAGGTTTATAGTACCGGAGAGGTTGTCCTCTGGCACCGAATGGTTATTAGACCGGATGATCTAGGTTCCTAGGCTGAGCAAGATAGAAGAACGAAGACAGAAGAACGAAAAGGAATTTCAGGACAAAAGGTTTCCTGCCTTAGCAACTAGACGGTTTACTCTTGCTTCAGAGTACTAGGCTGCGCAAGCTGATCACAAATAGGGTGATGATCCCCAAGTTGCCCACGCCAAACATCATCGATCGCGCCCAGGGTACATCCAAAATGTAAAAAATTGGATAGAGCGATCGCGCTGCCAGATAGGCGAGGGCGGCGATCGCTGCCAGGGAACTGGTCTGCTGCGTCACGTAGGCCATCAGGGCAGCAGCGGCGAAGATCATGAAGGACTCGAAGGCGTTTTGATGGGCCCAGGTTGCCCGCTGAGCGTAGGGAGGCAGTTGATCAAACTGGGCGCGGGGAGCCGATGAGTTGTAGCCAGCTTTCAAGCGCCCATAGCCCACCACAAAAAAGGGTAGATAGATCAACAAAGCAGCGATCGCTACGCTGTACAGCAAAATTGTGGGGGTTGAGACTGTCTCAACGAACGAAAGTGCCATGCTCTGATAGGTATAGGTCATGTTGCCCAAACTGTTGGGACTCTAGGGAATGGGTGGATAGTCCCCTAGAGTTCCTAGTCTAGGTAAAACAAGGTGACGAGCCGCCGCTGATCCTCTGCATCCTGGCAGGTTTTGAGCAGGGTGCGGCTATCGTGGAAGGCAAAACAAATGAGCTGCTGGCACCGAGAGATGATCTCCTCGTTGCAGATCGCGCTAGCCTCTGCTAGGGGCAAGTCATCATGGGCTGGGTTGGTGACGAGGTGCAGCACTTTTTCAAGCTGCTTGCGCGATTCCTTGGGCTGGCGATCGAGGCTTTGGGGCAAAATCACCGTCAACAAATTGGGATCGGCACGCATGGCCCCCCGGATGGCGGCAGAATTTGTCCCGGTTGCGCCGGAGGTGAGAAGTTGGTTGCCGCCCAACACCAGCGCGTAGCTCATGAGTTCAATGAGATACTGATGGGTCATGGGCACATGCCGCGAACCCAGTATCGCGATCCGCTTAGCTCCGGTCTGTTGGATCGTCGCAAGTTCTTGTAAAAACTCGTCTACCTTCGGCAGGTCTTGCGGTAGGTCTACTGATTGACTCAAAGACGTTAAACACGCTGAAACAACGCAGCTATTTTAGCAGGTGTTGCGGCCCGAAAGCAGGAAATGATCGGGGCGATCGCTCGAATCATCAGGCGATCGCATGCTTGAAGTACAGCCTGGCTATGGGCTATGGGCAGGACATGATCGGGGCGATCGCTCCCATCGTCAGGGTTCATGGGACGGGTGCGTCTCAGTATCGGCAGGCGGCGGTACCGGATCGTAGCCACCAGGATGGAGGGGATGACAGCGGGAGACGCGCCGCAGGGCCATCCAGCTCCCTCGTAGAGGCCCAAAGCGAGCGATCGCTTCCATGGCGTATTGGGAGCAGGTGGGCTGAAAGCGACAGACGGGAGGAAAGAGGGGAGAAAT from Leptolyngbya sp. CCY15150 encodes:
- a CDS encoding gamma-glutamylcyclotransferase; its protein translation is MTRDAFFYYFAYGSCMCPVDLKRSLGESTHAYVLGPAVLQGYRLGFFRRSRLRNCGVLDVVPDASATVEGVLYRLPMHLSDRLDEREEGYQQATVAIHQGDRIYPHVRTYSVIEKLTEEHAPNDWYFNVVLRGAVTCGLSEQYCWRLFHHMHHLQQSQVTLRSA
- the yidD gene encoding membrane protein insertion efficiency factor YidD, translated to MLKSLATSLLIGLVRLYRLIISPLFPPVCRFQPTCSQYAMEAIARFGPLRGSWMALRRVSRCHPLHPGGYDPVPPPADTETHPSHEP
- a CDS encoding ROK family protein, whose product is MGQTSSIQQVFGIDLGGTAIKLGCFDRQGTCDRSLTIPTPQPATPEAVLEALLGAIATLDPDYHCGAIGLGTPGPADAAGRVAKVAINLTGWQNVPLADWLEARTGRPTVLANDANCAGLGEAWLGAGQGIANLIVLTLGTGVGGAVILNGQLFVGHQGAAGELGLITLNPDGPPCNSGNRGSLEQYASVQAIRRRTGLEPDELGRRAAEGDGEAIAFWQAYGRDLGAGLASLLYVLTPEAVILGGGVSASAPFFFPSMQAELEQRVLPSSRQGLQVLTAQLGNQAGMVGAAQLAWQSLRSA
- a CDS encoding DNA recombination-mediator protein A, producing the protein MSQSVDLPQDLPKVDEFLQELATIQQTGAKRIAILGSRHVPMTHQYLIELMSYALVLGGNQLLTSGATGTNSAAIRGAMRADPNLLTVILPQSLDRQPKESRKQLEKVLHLVTNPAHDDLPLAEASAICNEEIISRCQQLICFAFHDSRTLLKTCQDAEDQRRLVTLFYLD
- a CDS encoding MAPEG family protein, which encodes MALSFVETVSTPTILLYSVAIAALLIYLPFFVVGYGRLKAGYNSSAPRAQFDQLPPYAQRATWAHQNAFESFMIFAAAALMAYVTQQTSSLAAIAALAYLAARSLYPIFYILDVPWARSMMFGVGNLGIITLFVISLRSLVL
- a CDS encoding YajQ family cyclic di-GMP-binding protein; this encodes MASNLSFDIVSDFDHQEMVNAVDQAMREIRTRYDLKDTKTEMDLGEDLLTITTDSDFTLQSIHMVLQTKAVKRGLSLKIFDYGSVESSSGNRVRQEIKLQRGIDKELGKKLSKIIRDEFKKVQAALQGDLVRVSAKSKDDLQLVMQRLRQEDLPVELQFVNYR
- the sfsA gene encoding DNA/RNA nuclease SfsA — encoded protein: MVIDWFYPYPPLLSGRLINRYKRFFADIELDSGEVVTAHCPNTGPMTGVYLPGNRVQVSKSDNPKRKLAYTWELIEVEDTVPTWVGVNTGLPNRVVRSLLDYRGLPELGDYTDIRPEVPYGIDGKSRIDFVLQPTEGDRPLYIEVKNTTWVQGSLALFPDTVTTRGQKHLRELIHIAETARPVMLYFINRGDCDRFSPGDVADPTYGQLLREAIAAGVEVLPCRFDVTPAGIRYLGLATLEL
- a CDS encoding HAMP domain-containing sensor histidine kinase; amino-acid sequence: MGFTSWVFLMVGIGVGLITRPQLSRLLERSQSDQPEQVEIHRSDVEASHPDVVIHQAVQEALLAYYLAAEMNQFRAGFLARTSHELRSPLSSIISLHQLILTDLCEDHDEERDCVNQAYGATQKLLALLDSLILVSKTEYGTVQQSLQSVQLATVLDEAYALTNLLAKNRNLRLSVDAVDPEIWVQADPRRLQQVLVMLIDMPIMLMEEGTIHVSIHPQPDQQQVEIWIDDYRPPSAWREPLDFMNASPPPERLMHQILQGIRHQTPLPLSPSRFQPGSPRLPVSVGMALMMCQILLDRMNGRLELLETPLADADPTSTLESAGRSRLACYLPMALDTP
- a CDS encoding ABC transporter permease — its product is MTQAKSSLPPLLQRAIAPSLSTRFMWAGIVITTFFVVIALLAPWFQDWGLLQDPFKVPLENPIHSPPSADHWFGTDRKGYDVFSRTLFGTRAALHVVLLATTLSLLVGVPLGMVSGYLGGRVDRVMLFFMDTLYTLPGLLLSVTLAFMVGRGVLNAAIALSIAYVPQYYRVVRNHTVSVKTELFIEAAQAMGASTWTVLSRYLALNVIQSVPVLFTLNAADAVLVLGGLGFLGLGLPEQTPEWGQDLRQALDALPTGIWWTAMFPGLAMTSLVVGLSLVGEGLNDWINPLVRRER
- a CDS encoding response regulator transcription factor encodes the protein MGAVCIQIVEGNPHLRSLLGWHLQQTGYWVYQSADLHQARETFQTRQPNLVVLDSELPGGDGLEFCRWLQSQQQAFVLMLSARTTESDIVTGLRAGADDYLTKPFGMQEFLARVDALSRRSRMVSAPDSLNYGELKIDLIHRRVRLNEESIELTPQEFSLLYVLAQAGGLPLSRTELLRRAWPDAIDNHRTVDTHVLSLRKKIEVDPRQPNLIQTVRNVGYRFNVDVLSHDRPTSITAASHGTTNGTSDRPLFNHRPIANEHPFPRLAER
- a CDS encoding aminopeptidase P N-terminal domain-containing protein, which translates into the protein MTQAECRQRRDRLMDKIGQGTAIFCSAPMAVMHNDVEYNFRQDSDFYYLTGFNEPEAVAVLAPHHDQHRYVLFVQPKDPERETWTGYRVGVEAAKERYGADEVYSITELSDKLTQYVEKADRIYYHLGRDQSFNTKMLKLWQHCLRRYPRTGQGPIALEDPGPIVHGMRQIKDPQELNLMHQAATISAAAHCRAMDYARGGCYEYQVQAEIEHSFRLAGAMGPAYPSIVASGDNACILHYTENKRQMQDGDLLLIDAGCAVDYYNADITRTFPVGGRFSDEQRLLYEIVLEAQMQAIALAQPGQPYQAMHETAVRVIVDGLLDLGLLVGDRDTLIAEETYKPFYMHRTGHWLGLDVHDVGIYQHGETSHQLEPGQVFTVEPGIYVSPTIQLAEGQPEVPEPWRGIGIRIEDDLVITETGHEVLTSGVPKAIADLTR